In Nitrobacteraceae bacterium AZCC 1564, the following proteins share a genomic window:
- a CDS encoding 3-hydroxyisobutyrate dehydrogenase (product_source=KO:K00020; cath_funfam=1.10.1040.10,3.40.50.720; cog=COG2084; ko=KO:K00020; pfam=PF03446,PF14833; superfamily=48179,51735) produces the protein MTKIITPPDVVVFLGLGQMGLPMAKRCLAAGFEVRGADPSASAREAFASAGGKVFETGREAAKGASLLITMLPDSKVVREAVLGPQGVADALAKEALIIDMSSSVPVDTQSLGKTLAERGIGLIDAPVSGGVRRAINGTLSIMAGGDAALVERARPVLQAMAKSVFATGPLGSGHAMKALNNYVSAAGLVAACEALLVGRRFGLQPDTIIDVLNASTGKNNSTDVKMKQFVISESFASGFSLALMAKDLRIAADLSKFVGLDSSNAETVAKIWEQAKGELDKNADHTAIYRYIASAVED, from the coding sequence TTGACTAAGATCATCACTCCTCCAGATGTCGTTGTTTTCCTTGGCCTTGGCCAGATGGGCCTGCCCATGGCGAAGCGCTGCCTTGCGGCAGGTTTCGAAGTGCGCGGCGCGGACCCGTCCGCGTCGGCGCGCGAAGCTTTTGCCTCTGCGGGCGGAAAAGTTTTTGAGACAGGACGGGAGGCGGCAAAAGGCGCCTCGCTGCTGATCACCATGCTGCCTGACAGCAAGGTGGTGCGCGAAGCGGTGCTTGGTCCGCAAGGCGTCGCGGACGCCCTCGCCAAGGAGGCGCTGATCATCGATATGAGTTCGTCGGTGCCGGTGGATACCCAGTCACTGGGGAAGACATTGGCCGAGCGCGGCATTGGGTTGATCGATGCGCCAGTGTCCGGTGGCGTCCGGCGCGCCATCAATGGCACGCTGTCGATCATGGCGGGCGGTGACGCCGCGCTGGTGGAGCGCGCGCGGCCTGTGCTGCAGGCGATGGCAAAGTCCGTGTTCGCGACCGGTCCGCTCGGCTCCGGTCATGCCATGAAGGCCCTCAACAACTACGTCTCTGCAGCCGGGCTTGTCGCGGCGTGTGAGGCGCTGCTTGTGGGGCGGCGGTTCGGTCTTCAGCCGGACACGATCATTGATGTGCTCAATGCATCGACCGGCAAGAACAACTCCACCGACGTCAAGATGAAGCAGTTCGTGATTTCCGAGAGCTTCGCTTCGGGCTTCTCGCTGGCCTTGATGGCCAAGGATCTTCGTATCGCTGCTGATCTATCGAAATTCGTTGGACTGGATTCCTCGAACGCGGAGACCGTCGCCAAAATCTGGGAACAGGCGAAGGGCGAGCTGGATAAGAACGCGGATCACACCGCGATCTATCGCTACATCGCCTCAGCAGTGGAAGATTGA
- a CDS encoding branched-chain amino acid transport system permease protein (product_source=KO:K01997; cog=COG0559; ko=KO:K01997; pfam=PF02653; transmembrane_helix_parts=Outside_1_9,TMhelix_10_32,Inside_33_33,TMhelix_34_56,Outside_57_60,TMhelix_61_83,Inside_84_94,TMhelix_95_114,Outside_115_135,TMhelix_136_158,Inside_159_189,TMhelix_190_212,Outside_213_226,TMhelix_227_249,Inside_250_253,TMhelix_254_276,Outside_277_286): protein MAFIQALIDGIMIGGVYAMISIGLTLVFGIMGIVNFAHAEFLMLGMFIAYYAWAWLGLDPLLAAPLSFVIVFGLGCVLQRLLFRRILRAPEISQIFLTVGLLIVLENMALWMFGSNYRSVTTPYQTSSLSLGPIFINVPYLFAFLMSAVCGTALWLFLRLSWFGRAMRATAQDPMASTLMGINADRMHMLAFGLGVGLTAFGGAVILPYLTASPTVGGQFVILMFTVVVLGGLGSVAGAVVGGLAVGVIQSLSALAFPIQLQNLVLFVVFIAVLVVRPQGLLGDVR from the coding sequence ATGGCTTTTATTCAGGCCCTGATCGATGGGATCATGATCGGCGGCGTCTACGCCATGATCTCCATCGGTCTCACCCTCGTGTTCGGCATCATGGGCATCGTGAACTTTGCGCATGCAGAGTTCCTGATGCTCGGGATGTTCATCGCCTATTATGCGTGGGCATGGCTTGGCCTTGATCCGCTCTTGGCCGCGCCACTGTCCTTCGTCATTGTGTTTGGCCTCGGCTGCGTCCTTCAGCGCCTCCTGTTCCGCCGTATCCTGCGAGCACCGGAAATCTCCCAGATATTTCTCACGGTCGGGCTTCTCATCGTGCTGGAGAATATGGCGCTCTGGATGTTCGGATCGAACTATCGCTCGGTAACTACGCCGTATCAGACGTCGTCGCTCAGCCTTGGCCCGATTTTCATCAACGTGCCGTATCTCTTCGCATTCCTGATGTCGGCGGTCTGCGGAACGGCGTTGTGGCTGTTTCTCCGGCTTAGCTGGTTTGGCCGGGCGATGCGCGCGACGGCCCAGGATCCAATGGCATCGACACTGATGGGGATTAACGCCGATCGCATGCATATGCTGGCATTTGGACTTGGCGTCGGCCTGACGGCGTTCGGCGGAGCTGTGATCCTGCCCTATCTCACGGCATCGCCAACTGTTGGCGGACAGTTCGTCATCCTCATGTTCACCGTGGTCGTGCTCGGCGGGCTGGGCTCGGTTGCCGGTGCCGTGGTCGGTGGACTTGCCGTTGGCGTGATCCAATCATTGTCTGCTCTTGCGTTTCCGATCCAACTGCAGAACCTCGTTCTTTTCGTCGTGTTCATCGCGGTGCTCGTTGTCCGGCCCCAGGGATTGCTGGGAGACGTGAGGTGA
- a CDS encoding 4-carboxymuconolactone decarboxylase (product_source=KO:K01607; cath_funfam=1.20.1290.10; cog=COG0599; ko=KO:K01607; pfam=PF02627; superfamily=69118) — translation MLGSDYVEKSLASADDFSWSMQQLSTEYCWDEIWNRPGLDRRSRSILNLGMIAALNRPHELKLHIRGAIQNGLTKDELKEIFLQVACYCGIPAGIDSFRLAREAFKDMGID, via the coding sequence GTGCTCGGCTCGGACTATGTCGAGAAATCGCTGGCGAGTGCTGATGACTTTAGCTGGTCGATGCAGCAGCTCAGCACGGAATATTGCTGGGACGAGATCTGGAATCGTCCGGGCCTTGATCGCCGCAGCCGCAGCATTCTCAATCTGGGAATGATTGCTGCACTCAACCGGCCGCATGAGCTGAAGCTGCATATTCGCGGCGCGATTCAGAATGGCCTTACCAAGGACGAATTGAAGGAAATCTTCCTTCAGGTCGCGTGCTACTGCGGCATCCCCGCGGGCATCGACAGTTTCCGGCTGGCGCGCGAAGCTTTCAAGGATATGGGCATTGACTAA
- a CDS encoding branched-chain amino acid transport system substrate-binding protein (product_source=KO:K01999; cath_funfam=3.40.50.2300; cog=COG0683; ko=KO:K01999; pfam=PF13458; superfamily=53822; transmembrane_helix_parts=Inside_1_20,TMhelix_21_43,Outside_44_413), with protein MGSKKNAHSAFGRETALTRRSLLASAAGLAVASGFSGVGHAQGKAINIGAILPLSGANAQFGINSRNAIELVVDEINAAGGIKALGGAKFNLIVADSTSTPTTAASVAQRLVSQNEIVAAFGCFASALTLAVSEVTERAGIPLFTQSFSDQLTGRGFENIFQIVAKGSVLGKAQLDGCIEIAKANGQKLERIAIMFEDTAYGTSQAGGLRAGAKAAGIQVVMDEGYPLGITDVTPLINKLRASNAQAVFPVSYLNDSLQIVRGMRQQKLEIPTIGGAAGYIIPDFEKGLGPFAENVLSISPATYDLAPEFTERFRKRFGYFMVHEAVEFAAAVDVLAQALEMTKSTDLDALRKVLHGTKFTGGWTKAMTGSAVEFDKTGLNILSVPVMVQWRGKDLVTVWPDSFAKSKPVWKL; from the coding sequence ATGGGTTCGAAGAAGAACGCGCATTCTGCATTTGGCAGAGAGACGGCTCTGACTCGCCGCAGCCTGCTGGCGTCTGCCGCAGGACTGGCAGTGGCATCAGGTTTTTCCGGCGTGGGTCATGCGCAAGGAAAGGCCATCAATATCGGCGCCATCCTGCCGCTGTCAGGAGCGAACGCGCAGTTCGGCATCAATTCGCGCAATGCCATCGAACTTGTTGTGGATGAGATCAACGCGGCCGGCGGCATCAAGGCGCTCGGCGGCGCGAAGTTCAATTTGATCGTTGCAGACTCCACGTCCACGCCGACCACCGCTGCCAGCGTGGCCCAACGTCTTGTGTCGCAAAACGAAATCGTTGCCGCTTTCGGATGCTTTGCGTCCGCTCTCACGCTAGCGGTATCCGAAGTCACGGAACGCGCAGGCATTCCGCTGTTCACGCAATCCTTCTCCGATCAGCTCACCGGCCGCGGCTTCGAGAACATCTTCCAGATCGTGGCCAAGGGTTCGGTGCTCGGCAAGGCACAGCTCGATGGATGTATCGAGATCGCCAAGGCAAACGGTCAAAAGCTTGAACGCATCGCGATCATGTTTGAAGACACAGCCTACGGCACCTCGCAGGCTGGCGGTCTTCGCGCCGGGGCCAAGGCAGCCGGCATCCAAGTCGTGATGGACGAAGGCTATCCGCTTGGCATCACCGACGTGACGCCGCTCATCAACAAGCTGCGTGCATCGAATGCGCAGGCGGTGTTCCCCGTCTCATATCTGAACGATAGTCTTCAGATCGTTCGCGGCATGCGCCAGCAGAAGCTCGAGATTCCGACCATCGGCGGTGCCGCGGGATACATCATTCCAGACTTCGAGAAGGGCCTTGGCCCGTTTGCCGAAAACGTCCTGTCGATTTCTCCAGCGACCTATGACCTTGCGCCTGAGTTCACGGAGCGCTTCCGCAAGCGTTTCGGATATTTCATGGTGCATGAAGCCGTGGAATTCGCCGCGGCGGTTGATGTGCTCGCCCAGGCGCTTGAGATGACCAAGTCGACTGATCTCGATGCCCTGCGCAAGGTCCTGCACGGCACCAAGTTCACCGGCGGCTGGACTAAGGCCATGACCGGCAGCGCCGTCGAATTCGACAAGACGGGCCTGAACATCTTGTCCGTTCCGGTGATGGTGCAGTGGCGCGGCAAGGACCTCGTGACGGTTTGGCCGGATTCGTTCGCCAAGTCGAAGCCCGTCTGGAAGCTCTGA
- a CDS encoding putative homoserine dehydrogenase-like protein (product_source=COG4091; cath_funfam=3.40.50.720; cog=COG4091; pfam=PF03447,PF08666; superfamily=51735,81982) produces MSLYAKLQERESQGKPITVGLIGAGKFGSMYLAQIPRTPGVHLAGIADLSPDGARTNLTRVGWKASQFAATSIDDAIKTRTTHIGDDWQALVQHPAIDVIVECTGHPIAAVDHCLKTFANGKHVVNVTVEADAFCGPLLARKASEAGVIYSQAFGDQPALICDLVDWARTCGFPVVAAGRGHKWLSHFCDSTPETVWENYGLTPEQAQRGGLNPKMFNSFLDGSKPSIECTAVANATGLGVPSNGLLYPPASIADIPSVTRPISEGGKLERKGLVEVISSLEADGRVIPYDIRMGVWVTVEAETDYIKNCFEEYNAHTDSSGRYFTLYKRWHLIGLEVGMSVASVALRGEATGVAKHWNADVVATAKRDLAPGDVLDGEGGYTVWGKLLPAAKSVELGGLPLGLAHDVKVTRPVKKGQSLSWSDVAMDTSTHAYKLRKEMESMFSASSKVA; encoded by the coding sequence ATGAGCCTTTACGCGAAACTCCAAGAGCGCGAGAGCCAGGGCAAGCCGATCACTGTCGGCCTCATCGGTGCGGGAAAATTCGGCTCGATGTATCTGGCGCAAATCCCGCGGACGCCCGGTGTTCACCTTGCGGGGATTGCGGACCTGTCACCGGACGGAGCTCGTACAAACCTGACGCGCGTGGGCTGGAAGGCATCGCAATTTGCTGCAACCTCCATCGACGACGCGATTAAAACTCGCACAACGCACATTGGAGACGATTGGCAGGCCCTCGTCCAGCATCCGGCCATTGATGTCATCGTGGAATGCACTGGCCATCCGATTGCGGCGGTCGATCACTGCCTGAAAACTTTTGCCAACGGCAAACACGTCGTGAACGTGACTGTGGAAGCCGATGCGTTTTGCGGTCCGCTACTTGCGCGCAAGGCCAGCGAGGCCGGCGTGATCTACTCTCAGGCATTCGGCGACCAGCCGGCCCTGATCTGCGATCTCGTCGATTGGGCACGCACCTGCGGCTTTCCTGTTGTAGCAGCCGGACGCGGCCACAAATGGCTCTCGCACTTCTGCGATTCGACTCCGGAAACCGTCTGGGAGAACTATGGCCTCACCCCCGAGCAGGCGCAGCGGGGCGGATTGAATCCAAAAATGTTCAACAGCTTTCTCGATGGCTCAAAGCCGTCGATCGAATGCACGGCGGTCGCCAACGCCACTGGGCTCGGCGTGCCGTCGAACGGCTTGCTGTATCCGCCCGCCAGCATCGCAGACATTCCATCCGTCACCCGCCCGATCAGCGAAGGCGGCAAGCTTGAACGCAAGGGCCTCGTGGAAGTGATCTCCTCTCTTGAAGCCGATGGCCGCGTGATCCCCTACGACATCCGTATGGGCGTATGGGTGACCGTGGAAGCCGAGACCGACTACATCAAGAACTGCTTCGAGGAATACAACGCCCACACGGATTCATCCGGCCGTTACTTCACCTTGTACAAGCGTTGGCATCTGATCGGCCTGGAAGTCGGCATGTCGGTGGCAAGCGTTGCGCTCCGCGGCGAAGCCACGGGTGTGGCGAAGCACTGGAACGCCGACGTCGTGGCGACAGCCAAACGCGACCTTGCTCCCGGCGATGTTCTCGATGGTGAAGGTGGCTATACTGTCTGGGGCAAGCTGTTGCCGGCGGCGAAATCTGTCGAGCTGGGCGGTTTGCCGCTCGGTCTCGCTCACGACGTAAAGGTCACACGGCCGGTGAAGAAAGGACAAAGCCTGAGCTGGTCGGATGTGGCCATGGATACCTCCACGCATGCCTACAAGCTTCGCAAGGAGATGGAGTCCATGTTCAGCGCGTCATCAAAGGTGGCTTGA
- a CDS encoding branched-chain amino acid transport system permease protein (product_source=KO:K01998; cath_funfam=1.10.8.50; cog=COG4177; ko=KO:K01998; pfam=PF02653; superfamily=81321; transmembrane_helix_parts=Inside_1_4,TMhelix_5_22,Outside_23_25,TMhelix_26_48,Inside_49_54,TMhelix_55_74,Outside_75_77,TMhelix_78_100,Inside_101_106,TMhelix_107_124,Outside_125_156,TMhelix_157_179,Inside_180_208,TMhelix_209_231,Outside_232_245,TMhelix_246_268,Inside_269_288,TMhelix_289_308,Outside_309_323), whose product MKRFLIGATIVAAAACVPFFLEPRGYVIRVLCITLLFAALAQAWNIVGGLARQISLGHAAFFGTGAYTSTLLLINFGISPWLGMIAAAIIGAIMALLIALPTMRLRGHYFALATLAFAEVMRVIGNSWSSVTGGPVGLSVPFRPDSLLMLQFKTPRPYFWIMLGALVVVTLTFMVIRSSKIGYRLRAIRENVDAAETIGIDTAGTKIIAAVVSGALTASLGTLYAQFQFFFDPDTAFGLASISVRIALIAIIGGVGTVAGPIIGAFFIIPFEELTNSLLSNKAAGVSQIVYGLLLIAVILLEPRGLIALGKTVMTKLSRRKAP is encoded by the coding sequence GTGAAGCGCTTTCTCATCGGAGCGACTATCGTTGCCGCCGCGGCCTGCGTGCCGTTTTTCCTTGAGCCGCGTGGCTACGTCATCCGAGTGCTGTGCATCACGTTGCTCTTTGCAGCGCTGGCGCAAGCCTGGAACATCGTCGGCGGCCTGGCACGACAGATCTCGCTCGGCCATGCCGCTTTTTTCGGGACCGGCGCTTATACATCGACATTGCTGCTGATCAACTTCGGCATCTCACCGTGGCTCGGGATGATCGCAGCCGCGATCATTGGAGCCATCATGGCACTTCTGATCGCACTGCCGACTATGCGACTGCGCGGACACTACTTCGCACTCGCGACGCTCGCCTTCGCCGAAGTCATGCGCGTGATCGGCAATTCATGGAGCAGTGTTACTGGCGGCCCTGTTGGCCTGTCGGTGCCATTCAGGCCTGACTCGCTCTTGATGCTCCAGTTCAAGACCCCGCGCCCGTACTTCTGGATCATGCTGGGCGCGCTGGTGGTGGTGACGCTGACCTTCATGGTAATCCGATCCAGCAAGATCGGCTATCGGCTTCGCGCCATTCGCGAAAACGTGGACGCCGCCGAGACGATCGGCATCGACACCGCCGGCACCAAAATCATCGCCGCGGTTGTGTCAGGCGCGCTCACCGCGAGCCTCGGCACACTCTACGCACAGTTCCAGTTTTTCTTCGATCCGGATACCGCCTTCGGGCTTGCATCCATCTCAGTCCGCATTGCGCTGATCGCCATCATCGGCGGCGTCGGCACCGTCGCGGGGCCGATCATCGGCGCCTTCTTCATCATTCCTTTTGAGGAACTGACCAATTCGCTGTTGTCCAACAAGGCAGCCGGTGTTTCGCAGATCGTTTACGGTCTGCTTCTCATCGCTGTCATTCTGCTGGAGCCTCGCGGCCTGATCGCTCTCGGCAAGACCGTCATGACGAAGCTGTCGCGGAGGAAAGCGCCATGA
- a CDS encoding DNA-binding GntR family transcriptional regulator (product_source=COG1802; cath_funfam=1.10.10.10,1.20.120.530; cog=COG1802; pfam=PF00392,PF07729; smart=SM00345,SM00895; superfamily=46785,48008): MSDKDEVSGMSEMDLNVSREAVTLRMRVEDKLRNAIASGIFKPGQRLIERELCELTGVGRTSIREAVRQLEAEGLITSVPHRGPVVARISVDEAQQLYAVRALLEGAAGRAFAERRPADMLAQMFAAVNELESAAKAGDRDALIKAKTRFYDALMRGCGNIYIQQMLTNLHNRVTMLRATSMTHPGRLPQSLKEIRNIAELIRAGDAQGAERACIEHIHAAAAIALAVLSDTEQESKTETVHVRKTTRARKNLKKA; the protein is encoded by the coding sequence TTGTCTGACAAAGACGAAGTTAGCGGCATGAGCGAGATGGACCTCAATGTCAGCAGGGAAGCGGTCACGCTGCGCATGCGCGTGGAAGACAAGCTTCGCAACGCCATTGCCAGTGGTATTTTCAAGCCGGGACAGCGCCTTATCGAGCGAGAACTGTGCGAGCTTACTGGTGTTGGACGCACCTCGATCCGCGAAGCAGTGCGACAACTTGAGGCAGAGGGGCTGATCACGTCGGTGCCGCACCGGGGTCCGGTGGTGGCGCGAATCTCGGTCGATGAAGCGCAGCAACTCTATGCCGTGCGCGCGCTGCTCGAAGGGGCAGCCGGCCGCGCATTCGCCGAGAGGCGCCCGGCGGACATGTTGGCGCAGATGTTTGCGGCGGTGAACGAGCTTGAAAGCGCTGCCAAGGCCGGGGACCGTGATGCGCTGATCAAGGCCAAGACGCGTTTCTACGATGCGCTGATGCGGGGCTGCGGAAACATCTACATCCAGCAGATGCTGACGAACCTGCACAACCGCGTCACCATGCTGCGCGCGACATCAATGACGCATCCCGGCCGGCTGCCGCAAAGCCTTAAGGAAATTCGCAACATCGCCGAGCTGATCCGCGCAGGAGATGCACAAGGCGCGGAGCGCGCGTGCATCGAACACATTCACGCCGCCGCGGCCATCGCGCTCGCGGTGCTGTCGGATACTGAACAAGAATCAAAAACGGAGACTGTGCATGTCCGCAAAACGACCCGCGCTCGGAAAAATTTGAAAAAGGCCTGA
- a CDS encoding branched-chain amino acid transport system ATP-binding protein (product_source=KO:K01995; cath_funfam=3.40.50.300; cog=COG0411; ko=KO:K01995; pfam=PF00005,PF12399; smart=SM00382; superfamily=52540) — translation MTAPLLQVNDLTKTFGGLRALSDVTLSVNQGEIVGVIGPNGAGKTTLFSHLVGLHKPTSGRIVFDGNDIVGLKPHRIAAAGMVKTFQNVALFLEETVLDNVLIGGLMRHDIPHARDLAKTCLERVGLLSIADKIAKDLSFPERARVEVARALCTEPKILLLDEAMAALNHAEMDDFMNLVRTLRGEGLTIVIIEHHMRAIMSLCDRIIVLNFGRVIAEGAPAEVARHPEVVAAYLGKSLAEGAVP, via the coding sequence ATGACGGCCCCTCTCCTGCAGGTTAACGACCTCACCAAAACCTTTGGCGGTCTTCGTGCGCTGTCGGATGTCACTCTCTCGGTCAATCAGGGGGAGATCGTCGGTGTGATCGGCCCAAATGGTGCCGGCAAGACCACGCTATTCAGCCATCTGGTGGGGCTGCACAAGCCAACGTCCGGCAGGATCGTCTTCGATGGCAATGATATCGTCGGCCTCAAGCCGCATCGCATCGCCGCCGCCGGAATGGTGAAGACGTTTCAGAACGTTGCCCTGTTCCTCGAAGAGACGGTGCTCGACAACGTGCTGATCGGCGGACTGATGCGGCACGACATCCCGCATGCACGCGACCTCGCCAAGACCTGCCTCGAGCGGGTCGGCCTGCTGTCCATCGCGGATAAAATTGCTAAGGATCTCTCTTTCCCGGAGCGGGCCCGCGTCGAGGTCGCCCGCGCGCTCTGCACCGAGCCGAAAATTCTGCTGCTCGACGAAGCCATGGCGGCTCTCAACCATGCCGAGATGGACGACTTCATGAACCTCGTCCGGACCCTGCGGGGCGAGGGTCTCACGATCGTTATCATCGAGCACCATATGCGCGCCATCATGTCGTTGTGCGATCGCATTATCGTCCTCAACTTCGGAAGGGTCATCGCGGAAGGCGCTCCCGCCGAGGTCGCTCGCCACCCCGAGGTGGTCGCCGCTTATCTTGGAAAATCCCTCGCTGAGGGCGCGGTGCCATGA
- a CDS encoding branched-chain amino acid transport system ATP-binding protein (product_source=KO:K01996; cath_funfam=3.40.50.300; cog=COG0410; ko=KO:K01996; pfam=PF00005; smart=SM00382; superfamily=52540), translating to MTTPLLRIKNFSAGYDAGNVLHDIDIDVNPGEFVCVIGANTAGKSTLLRSISGLVPNSSGDIIFDSRNLRQMSAYEIPGLGIAHVPEGRHVFPGMTVEENLMLGGFSTRSAQDLTQRREQMLAMFPRLRERLSQLAGTLSGGEQQMLVLSRALMMSPKLLLLDEPSHGLAPKIVDELHETFASINKAGTAILLVEQNTALALSVATRGYVLESGRVVLSADSADLKTNDRVRSAYLGI from the coding sequence ATGACCACACCCCTGCTTCGGATTAAAAACTTCTCCGCCGGCTACGACGCCGGCAACGTGCTTCACGACATCGATATCGACGTCAATCCGGGCGAATTCGTCTGCGTAATCGGCGCGAACACGGCCGGAAAGAGCACGCTGCTCAGGTCCATTTCCGGGCTTGTCCCGAATTCCAGCGGCGACATCATCTTCGACAGCCGTAACTTGCGGCAAATGAGTGCGTATGAAATTCCCGGCCTCGGCATCGCCCATGTGCCGGAAGGGCGTCACGTGTTTCCGGGCATGACGGTCGAAGAAAACCTGATGCTTGGCGGATTTTCGACGCGGAGCGCGCAGGACCTGACGCAGCGCCGCGAACAGATGCTGGCGATGTTTCCAAGGCTTCGTGAGCGCCTGTCGCAACTCGCAGGAACGCTCTCCGGCGGCGAACAGCAAATGCTGGTGCTGTCGCGTGCCCTGATGATGTCTCCCAAATTGCTGCTACTCGATGAGCCGAGCCATGGTCTCGCGCCCAAGATCGTCGACGAACTCCACGAGACCTTCGCCTCGATCAACAAAGCCGGAACCGCGATTCTGCTGGTCGAGCAGAACACCGCCCTCGCCCTCTCGGTCGCCACCCGCGGCTACGTGCTTGAGTCCGGGCGCGTCGTGCTGAGTGCTGACAGCGCGGACCTGAAGACCAATGATCGGGTTCGGAGCGCTTACCTCGGAATCTGA
- a CDS encoding pimeloyl-ACP methyl ester carboxylesterase (product_source=COG0596; cath_funfam=3.40.50.1820; cog=COG0596; pfam=PF12697; superfamily=53474) yields the protein MASTVERLRQRLASVLDDAEYVRLGPSLSFNLGLRVDDEDVRLVFENGRFGFVDQIGDAQISVRAAAEGWKKVLQSPPPPIFHSFTALDLANPDFSIEAEPLLLAQARPVLERLVERLVAVQPAVSASPPRRLSQIEGRWHEVTIRGVAHEVYAETAGEGTPILFLHTAGADSRQFIAQLSDTELAQRFQMIAPDLPFHGRSMPPRTWNGGDYKLDLATYRDWCVAILEQIVRRRAIVVGGSMGAAMTMALAAEKPDLLLGIVAVEPPLLSKGRRNPFQHHVAVHGALHNASYVRGLMSPLSPEADRRRAAWIYSQGAPGIYGGDLAFYSDEFDGAVVASKINAERTPVALLSGGYDYSATPNDGRKLADLIPGSFFREMPGLGHFPMCENPDLFRPYLLEALGHLTSAK from the coding sequence GTGGCGAGCACAGTCGAACGTCTGCGGCAGAGGTTGGCATCTGTTCTGGATGATGCGGAATATGTGCGTCTCGGCCCGAGCTTGTCGTTCAATCTCGGTCTGCGCGTGGATGACGAAGACGTCCGGCTGGTGTTCGAGAATGGGCGCTTCGGATTCGTGGATCAGATCGGTGATGCACAGATCAGCGTGAGGGCCGCGGCGGAAGGCTGGAAAAAGGTGCTTCAAAGTCCGCCGCCGCCGATATTCCACTCGTTTACTGCTCTCGATCTCGCCAATCCGGACTTTAGCATCGAGGCCGAGCCTTTGCTTCTCGCTCAGGCTCGCCCCGTGCTGGAAAGGCTTGTCGAGCGCCTCGTCGCCGTTCAGCCCGCAGTCAGTGCGTCGCCTCCGAGGCGCTTGTCGCAAATTGAAGGGCGATGGCACGAGGTCACAATTCGCGGTGTTGCGCATGAGGTCTATGCCGAGACCGCAGGCGAGGGCACGCCGATCTTGTTCCTGCACACAGCCGGAGCAGACTCCCGTCAGTTCATCGCTCAGCTGAGTGATACTGAACTGGCGCAGCGCTTTCAGATGATTGCACCGGATCTGCCGTTTCACGGGCGATCGATGCCACCACGGACGTGGAATGGCGGTGACTATAAACTCGATCTCGCCACCTATCGCGACTGGTGCGTCGCGATCCTCGAACAAATCGTTCGCAGACGCGCGATCGTGGTTGGCGGTTCGATGGGCGCCGCAATGACAATGGCGCTCGCAGCGGAGAAGCCGGACCTGTTGCTGGGCATTGTTGCCGTCGAGCCGCCGCTATTGTCGAAGGGGCGGCGCAATCCATTCCAGCATCATGTCGCGGTGCATGGCGCCTTGCACAATGCAAGCTATGTGCGGGGCTTGATGAGTCCGCTCAGTCCGGAAGCCGATCGTCGGCGCGCCGCATGGATCTACAGCCAGGGAGCTCCCGGCATCTATGGCGGTGATCTTGCGTTCTATTCCGACGAGTTTGATGGTGCTGTCGTCGCAAGCAAGATCAATGCAGAGCGCACCCCGGTCGCGCTGCTCTCCGGTGGTTACGACTATTCAGCCACCCCTAACGATGGTCGCAAGCTTGCGGACCTGATTCCCGGATCATTTTTCAGAGAGATGCCCGGTCTCGGTCATTTTCCGATGTGCGAGAATCCGGATCTCTTCAGACCCTATCTGCTTGAAGCGCTCGGTCACCTGACGTCCGCAAAGTGA